The following coding sequences are from one Paenibacillus stellifer window:
- a CDS encoding TerB family tellurite resistance protein has translation MEYQERVSYLEALMFMATIDEKVEENELEHFNRVAAMYGISSDEIESIKEIVLKKEKTVEEILSPIKSRQTKLALIYELLALCYTDGSYNFAEKNGMTNVCNILNIEISKLRDLENIIEESIQLQKKINTILEREE, from the coding sequence GTGGAGTATCAAGAACGAGTATCTTATTTAGAAGCACTAATGTTTATGGCAACAATTGATGAAAAGGTAGAAGAAAATGAACTCGAGCACTTTAATCGAGTTGCCGCAATGTATGGAATTTCAAGTGATGAAATTGAATCCATTAAGGAGATCGTTTTGAAAAAAGAAAAGACTGTAGAAGAAATTCTATCACCTATCAAGTCTAGGCAGACAAAACTAGCTTTGATTTATGAGTTGTTGGCACTATGTTATACAGATGGTTCATATAATTTTGCTGAAAAAAATGGTATGACTAATGTATGTAATATACTGAATATCGAAATTAGTAAATTGCGTGATCTTGAAAATATTATTGAAGAAAGTATTCAATTGCAGAAAAAGATTAATACGATATTGGAACGAGAAGAATAA
- a CDS encoding LysR family transcriptional regulator produces MSEITIRHLKIFVTVYDERSMTVAGRKLFISQPTVSQAIHELESMYKVVLFERLSRKLYPTSTGEKLYQYANHIIKLIDGMEESLREDSIKKKLFIGANYTAGTVLINTCIEQFKILNPSSEIKVVVNKSSVITNMLRKNELDLAVIEELDNPSDLIQDIFYDDKIVIVADPEYHLFEKKVITANDIANEPLLLREKGTGVRDLFESKMSQLGLFISPYWESTSAVALINATKNKFGITVLPFQIVKEYIASGELKELKVEGLEQNRKLAIVYHKNKFFTDAIQDFIRICHQI; encoded by the coding sequence TTGAGTGAGATAACAATTCGACATTTAAAAATATTTGTGACCGTATATGACGAAAGAAGCATGACTGTTGCCGGGAGAAAATTGTTTATATCACAGCCGACAGTAAGCCAAGCCATCCACGAACTTGAATCCATGTATAAAGTTGTTCTGTTTGAACGTTTATCTCGAAAGCTATACCCTACTTCAACGGGAGAGAAATTATATCAATACGCTAACCATATCATTAAGCTTATTGATGGTATGGAGGAGAGTCTTCGAGAGGACTCAATTAAGAAAAAACTGTTTATAGGGGCCAATTATACTGCCGGAACAGTCTTAATAAATACATGTATCGAACAATTTAAGATATTAAATCCAAGTTCTGAGATCAAGGTAGTCGTAAATAAATCTTCTGTTATTACGAATATGCTTAGAAAAAACGAGTTGGATCTTGCTGTTATTGAAGAATTGGATAATCCATCTGACTTGATTCAAGACATCTTTTATGATGACAAAATTGTGATTGTGGCTGATCCCGAATATCATCTATTTGAGAAAAAAGTTATTACTGCAAACGATATTGCTAATGAGCCTCTCTTACTGCGGGAAAAGGGAACTGGCGTCAGGGATTTATTTGAATCCAAAATGAGTCAACTGGGGTTATTTATTAGTCCATATTGGGAAAGTACCAGTGCAGTAGCCTTAATTAATGCTACAAAAAACAAGTTTGGTATTACTGTACTGCCCTTTCAAATAGTAAAGGAGTATATTGCTTCTGGAGAGTTAAAAGAACTAAAAGTAGAAGGATTAGAACAAAACAGGAAGTTAGCAATTGTATATCATAAAAACAAATTTTTTACAGACGCAATACAGGATTTTATTAGAATTTGCCACCAAATATGA
- a CDS encoding PD-(D/E)XK nuclease family protein, which translates to MMKSVFSRLFRVLNSSNSHPHEDFLTEVFAEFLCNQETMIDFIGNVLEIPVQEVKHSSIQTQVTFPALPHHQTDSRPDMVIRFYEGQKPYVLFIESKLGSQEGTDQLSRYADHLSVLANQGKKYYLIYLTQYADEKDASLILENHANIVFQADAVVSNFQVD; encoded by the coding sequence ATGATGAAGAGCGTATTTTCACGACTATTTCGGGTGCTGAATAGCAGCAACAGCCATCCTCACGAGGACTTTCTGACTGAAGTGTTCGCCGAATTTCTCTGTAATCAGGAGACGATGATTGATTTTATCGGAAATGTATTAGAAATTCCAGTGCAGGAAGTGAAGCATTCATCCATTCAAACACAAGTAACTTTTCCGGCATTGCCCCATCATCAGACGGATAGCCGACCGGATATGGTGATACGATTTTATGAAGGACAGAAGCCATATGTATTGTTCATCGAAAGCAAGCTAGGCTCTCAGGAAGGAACGGATCAGCTCTCTAGATACGCGGATCACCTCAGCGTACTCGCTAATCAAGGAAAGAAATATTATCTTATCTATTTAACCCAATATGCTGATGAAAAGGATGCTTCGCTCATATTAGAGAATCACGCAAACATAGTTTTTCAGGCAGATGCGGTGGTTTCAAATTTTCAAGTGGATTAA